In Fusibacter sp. A1, a single window of DNA contains:
- a CDS encoding DUF2441 domain-containing protein: MNTRYYHVVTERPMELNQVIVFDQAHPNGVANRVKRVLELKENQPEVEADLPAFDKMVLENLGHWSNVASRELMLEKVRKEDFSEFPSRMACLYVSASLEEAEKWAKHFIEIGRETFQIVALENEGNCFTGDAHNCWYECASEEEARKRAFHYWKVLDNGKNEDPVFETIIDGRICVVEVIKDFRDNE, from the coding sequence ATGAATACGAGATATTATCATGTTGTCACGGAAAGACCGATGGAGTTAAACCAAGTAATCGTCTTTGATCAGGCTCATCCAAATGGCGTAGCCAATAGAGTCAAACGAGTACTTGAATTAAAAGAGAATCAGCCGGAAGTAGAAGCAGACCTGCCAGCATTTGATAAAATGGTGCTTGAGAACCTAGGGCATTGGAGTAATGTGGCAAGTCGAGAGCTTATGCTTGAAAAGGTAAGGAAAGAAGATTTTAGTGAGTTTCCATCTAGAATGGCTTGTCTTTATGTTTCTGCAAGTTTGGAAGAAGCTGAAAAATGGGCGAAGCATTTTATCGAGATCGGTCGAGAAACGTTTCAAATTGTCGCCCTTGAGAACGAAGGGAACTGTTTTACTGGCGATGCGCATAACTGCTGGTATGAATGTGCTTCAGAAGAAGAAGCTAGAAAACGCGCTTTTCATTATTGGAAGGTACTTGATAATGGGAAGAACGAGGACCCTGTTTTTGAGACCATTATTGATGGGAGAATATGCGTTGTAGAAGTGATAAAAGATTTCAGAGATAATGAATAG
- a CDS encoding DUF5700 domain-containing putative Zn-dependent protease, with protein sequence MNFFDFVKTFTQKTKQGFIHILAHELHHKGYKEQFKIDYSRYRAVDSFIHFFSGEGLAVKFCNNFEGHLTSKMRCCEHTCVTDSYEYYMENYDAIIAKFLAHLKEISQGMYSAAGSLEDLFDKEYHFRDVEIDGIIHEFYLRNPISYYLGADIWGLLYDKLERDEFFDMLKNPSGIYERLVGLLGM encoded by the coding sequence ATTAATTTTTTTGATTTTGTTAAGACCTTCACCCAAAAGACAAAGCAAGGTTTTATTCATATTCTCGCGCATGAACTGCATCATAAAGGCTACAAGGAACAGTTTAAGATTGACTATTCCAGATACCGGGCGGTCGATAGCTTCATTCATTTCTTTTCGGGTGAAGGTTTAGCTGTTAAGTTCTGTAATAATTTTGAAGGGCATCTCACATCTAAAATGAGGTGTTGCGAACACACTTGCGTTACAGATTCATATGAGTATTATATGGAGAACTACGACGCGATCATTGCTAAGTTCCTAGCTCATCTAAAAGAAATAAGCCAGGGGATGTATTCGGCCGCAGGCTCATTAGAAGACTTGTTTGATAAGGAGTACCACTTCAGAGATGTTGAAATTGATGGAATCATCCATGAGTTTTACTTGAGAAATCCCATCTCTTATTATCTTGGCGCTGACATATGGGGACTTCTTTACGACAAGCTTGAACGAGATGAGTTCTTTGATATGCTTAAGAATCCAAGCGGCATTTATGAAAGGCTTGTTGGATTACTTGGAATGTGA
- a CDS encoding GNAT family N-acetyltransferase, with protein MDYIIRSVKVDDAQNILNYVQQVATESDNLTFGEGEFNMTLEEEEKFIEGLISSDNEVMFIAEKDDQIIGQIHYSGGKRNRTKHYGEFGITVKNECWGKGVGKSLIQEMIKWAEASRYCEKINLKVRDDNYKAITLYRKMGFKVEGLLKKDMKINGVFVDNLFMGLDIKKH; from the coding sequence ATGGATTACATCATTCGATCAGTCAAAGTTGACGATGCTCAAAACATACTGAACTATGTTCAACAAGTTGCCACCGAAAGTGATAATTTAACGTTTGGTGAAGGCGAGTTTAATATGACGCTTGAAGAGGAAGAAAAGTTCATTGAAGGGCTTATTTCGAGTGATAATGAAGTCATGTTTATCGCCGAGAAAGACGATCAAATCATCGGTCAAATACATTACAGTGGTGGCAAAAGGAATAGAACCAAGCACTATGGAGAGTTCGGAATTACGGTAAAAAATGAATGTTGGGGCAAGGGTGTTGGTAAAAGCCTCATACAAGAAATGATCAAGTGGGCAGAGGCTTCCAGGTATTGTGAGAAAATCAATCTGAAAGTGAGAGATGACAATTATAAAGCGATCACTCTCTATAGAAAGATGGGATTCAAAGTTGAGGGCCTGCTGAAAAAGGACATGAAAATCAATGGTGTGTTTGTTGACAATCTGTTTATGGGACTCGATATTAAAAAGCATTGA
- a CDS encoding peptidylprolyl isomerase, whose protein sequence is MIHQIATIIMASGAEIKIELYPEAAPNTATSFMYLASTGAYKNRTIKRVVPGFVLQPSYTSFDKDPSCDFLIDNESRVNGYDNNLTLSKYAVAMGGDGESLASGSCFYIVVGDAMEKLDGKYPGFGRVISGFEEIERIMQVDTTPVTVDVPGVVVNEPTRPEIIKDITLETFGLPIGEPVKTEGILAYERK, encoded by the coding sequence ATGATACATCAAATTGCTACAATAATCATGGCGTCGGGAGCAGAAATAAAGATTGAACTTTACCCAGAAGCTGCACCAAATACTGCTACAAGCTTCATGTACCTTGCCTCCACCGGCGCATATAAGAATAGGACCATCAAACGAGTTGTACCTGGATTTGTCTTACAACCAAGTTATACATCCTTTGATAAGGACCCGTCCTGCGATTTTCTCATTGACAACGAGAGCAGAGTCAATGGCTACGACAATAATCTGACCTTGTCCAAGTACGCTGTCGCTATGGGCGGCGACGGAGAATCGCTTGCTTCAGGAAGCTGCTTTTACATTGTCGTTGGAGATGCTATGGAAAAACTCGACGGCAAGTATCCTGGGTTTGGCAGGGTAATCAGCGGTTTTGAAGAAATTGAAAGAATCATGCAAGTAGATACGACACCTGTAACTGTCGATGTTCCCGGTGTAGTCGTCAACGAACCGACAAGACCCGAGATCATAAAAGACATCACGCTGGAGACTTTTGGCTTACCTATCGGTGAACCGGTAAAAACCGAAGGTATACTTGCTTATGAGAGAAAATAA
- a CDS encoding VOC family protein yields the protein MLVPQLYLKGKCEEAIKAYENAFKTKVASVLYDEDKRPENFVVHAEMHIHDQKVMMSDWGGNISMSTDNSQQLVVIFKEQAELDHAYDVLKVGSKTVIEKGPTFYSTCLVDLLDSYGVRWCLMMNV from the coding sequence ATGCTGGTACCACAGTTATATTTAAAGGGTAAATGTGAAGAAGCGATAAAGGCTTATGAGAATGCATTCAAAACCAAAGTAGCTTCAGTCCTTTACGACGAGGATAAGAGGCCTGAAAATTTTGTCGTCCATGCTGAAATGCATATTCATGATCAGAAGGTCATGATGAGTGACTGGGGTGGAAACATCAGCATGTCAACAGATAACTCGCAGCAGCTGGTTGTGATATTTAAGGAACAAGCCGAACTGGATCATGCATATGATGTACTAAAAGTCGGTAGCAAGACCGTTATTGAGAAGGGACCGACGTTTTATAGCACCTGTCTTGTTGACCTGCTTGATTCCTATGGTGTGCGTTGGTGTTTGATGATGAATGTGTAA
- a CDS encoding HAD family hydrolase, whose translation MKITTVFYDMGNTLLDFHFGKSDDEKDLIGIGHMKDVLREQLNLVVSQEELIESFLNPLNDYMINERKQNGYERPFRMHLKQILQGRSITDEQELCLAEAFYGEYMRTVKVNEAVFEQLRSDKRRGMNIGVISNCYMPAELYRKVFVACGIDEYVDAYFFSYEQGMMKPNLELFKRALHYFDVEPRHAMMVGDSLKADIEPARSLGMEHMRI comes from the coding sequence ATGAAGATTACAACCGTATTTTACGATATGGGCAACACCTTACTTGATTTTCACTTTGGTAAAAGCGACGATGAAAAAGACCTTATTGGAATTGGACATATGAAAGACGTCTTAAGGGAGCAACTCAACTTGGTGGTGTCTCAAGAGGAGCTGATCGAAAGTTTTTTAAATCCGCTTAATGACTATATGATAAACGAGAGAAAGCAAAACGGCTATGAGCGTCCCTTTAGGATGCATTTGAAGCAGATCTTGCAAGGTAGGAGCATCACCGATGAGCAAGAGCTCTGTTTAGCAGAAGCCTTTTATGGTGAATACATGCGAACGGTGAAAGTCAATGAAGCTGTTTTTGAACAGTTAAGGAGCGATAAGCGTAGGGGGATGAATATCGGCGTTATCTCAAACTGCTATATGCCTGCAGAACTTTACAGGAAAGTATTTGTAGCTTGCGGTATCGATGAATATGTTGACGCCTACTTTTTTAGCTATGAGCAAGGAATGATGAAGCCTAATCTGGAACTCTTCAAAAGAGCGCTTCACTACTTTGATGTTGAACCTCGCCATGCCATGATGGTCGGAGACAGCCTAAAGGCCGATATTGAACCTGCACGTTCATTGGGGATGGAGCACATGAGGATCTGA
- a CDS encoding LacI family DNA-binding transcriptional regulator — translation MATIKDIAELAGVSPATVSRVLNGDKEISVREETRKKIYEAAEELEYIPLKEKYSKRSKELIKYKVLIVSSFTDKTEFEDPYYLSIRFGINQEVKEQELEIEKVYKVNGSYSILGTAFDGVIGIGSFNQDEQALLKRYSESILFLDSSPDQDAYDSVVVDLDRVIVRMVDYLHEKGHRRIGYLGGREAFESAEIDQREETFIRYMNKFGALDPKHIHIGSFSIDSGYELVKKHIEKDKTPDAYIIANDSMAIGALRAFSEKGIHVPNDVSIISINDIPTAKFTMPPLTTVKIHSEDMGSLAVRMLIDRLSNKRRVAVKSSVAVELIERESVVVKK, via the coding sequence GTGGCTACAATAAAAGATATAGCAGAACTTGCCGGCGTTTCTCCAGCAACCGTTTCGAGGGTGCTAAATGGCGACAAGGAGATAAGCGTACGCGAAGAAACACGTAAAAAGATATACGAGGCAGCCGAAGAGTTAGAATACATACCTCTTAAGGAAAAGTATTCAAAAAGATCAAAAGAACTCATCAAGTACAAAGTGCTTATTGTGAGTTCCTTTACCGATAAGACCGAGTTTGAGGATCCGTATTATCTGTCTATCCGATTCGGTATAAACCAGGAAGTGAAAGAACAAGAACTGGAAATTGAAAAGGTATACAAGGTGAACGGAAGTTATAGCATTCTTGGCACCGCATTTGATGGTGTGATAGGTATTGGTTCGTTTAATCAAGATGAGCAAGCCCTGCTGAAGCGCTATAGTGAATCCATTCTATTTTTGGATTCATCGCCAGATCAAGACGCTTATGATTCAGTTGTTGTAGACTTGGACCGAGTGATTGTCCGTATGGTCGATTACCTGCACGAAAAAGGACATCGCCGTATCGGATACCTCGGTGGTAGAGAAGCGTTTGAAAGTGCTGAGATCGATCAAAGGGAGGAAACGTTCATCCGCTACATGAACAAGTTTGGAGCACTTGATCCAAAACACATCCATATTGGGAGCTTCTCCATCGATTCAGGATACGAGCTTGTTAAGAAGCACATAGAAAAAGACAAAACGCCTGACGCGTATATCATCGCAAATGATTCAATGGCGATCGGAGCCTTGCGCGCTTTTAGCGAGAAGGGCATTCATGTTCCAAATGATGTTTCAATCATCAGTATAAACGATATTCCGACAGCTAAATTCACAATGCCGCCGTTGACAACCGTCAAGATTCACTCCGAAGACATGGGAAGTCTAGCCGTCCGTATGTTGATTGACCGCTTGTCCAACAAAAGAAGAGTTGCTGTGAAATCGAGCGTTGCAGTCGAACTAATTGAACGAGAAAGTGTGGTAGTAAAAAAATGA
- a CDS encoding amylo-alpha-1,6-glucosidase → MTDSKAFAINPVIDLVNIPFSRFGSFFVVSKYGDLAENPIYIRDVRRGDLDPGWLFQLEVYDDRDSIVECGIGGTETELILFSGQGAVHIIFPTENTIRIKTDGLFVKLSYVLSRYDTIFSRNDSTWELTSYSKEIRLGIQALEGNVELDAPWESIGNRHISISLKDRCDLVLESFKVVSKHEPGAVEDFDKTRERLTNEYCIWSSLHHLPNERYRKSVALASYITWMNFVQPEGLLKRYAMYMSKNWMTNIWSWDNCFGAIFLAKKEPELSFDQFMFFTDHQHISGMYPDFVNDVYASYSSAKPPIYAWAYQYMMRRNPLFCEADKLMAVYDTLSRFTEFWLNHRSTERGMPFYAHGNESGWDNGTLYSQGVPVVTPDLCALLVHQMDFLATLANTLNKTQESKDWKQRADELFRKMMAELWHDDRFVAKLATTSKIITGGDSLQALMPLIIGERLPIQVKERLLDDLTDSSRFYSEFGLATEAMNSPLYQDNGYWRGPIWAPTMLMYIDMLHHLGETKNAYALAERFVNTIDQNGMAENFDPKTGKGQVDPCFAWTSSVFLTLLDDYPSENER, encoded by the coding sequence ATGACTGATTCAAAAGCGTTTGCCATCAACCCGGTCATTGACTTAGTGAACATCCCCTTTAGCCGGTTTGGAAGTTTTTTCGTCGTATCCAAATATGGGGACTTAGCGGAGAATCCGATTTATATCCGCGATGTCAGAAGAGGCGATCTCGACCCAGGCTGGTTGTTCCAGCTAGAGGTTTATGACGACAGGGATTCTATCGTCGAATGTGGCATCGGCGGAACCGAAACCGAGTTGATCCTCTTTTCTGGACAAGGAGCTGTTCACATCATTTTTCCAACAGAAAACACCATTAGAATTAAAACCGACGGTCTCTTTGTTAAGCTTAGTTATGTACTAAGTAGGTACGATACAATTTTTAGCCGTAATGATTCCACATGGGAGTTAACCAGCTATTCAAAAGAAATACGACTCGGCATACAAGCACTAGAGGGCAATGTTGAACTTGACGCACCATGGGAATCCATCGGTAACAGGCATATAAGCATATCTCTTAAAGACCGCTGTGACCTGGTCCTAGAAAGTTTCAAAGTCGTCAGCAAACACGAACCGGGCGCGGTGGAGGACTTTGACAAAACAAGGGAACGACTGACAAACGAGTACTGCATCTGGTCTTCCCTGCACCATCTGCCAAATGAGCGCTACAGAAAAAGCGTGGCTTTGGCATCCTACATAACCTGGATGAATTTCGTTCAACCGGAAGGTCTGCTAAAAAGGTATGCCATGTACATGTCCAAGAACTGGATGACGAATATCTGGAGTTGGGACAATTGTTTCGGCGCGATCTTCTTGGCTAAAAAGGAACCTGAACTTTCATTTGATCAGTTCATGTTTTTTACAGACCATCAGCATATCAGTGGCATGTATCCCGATTTTGTCAATGACGTATATGCTTCTTACAGCAGTGCAAAACCACCAATTTACGCTTGGGCTTATCAATACATGATGCGAAGGAATCCACTTTTTTGTGAAGCCGATAAATTGATGGCGGTATACGATACTCTCAGCAGATTCACAGAATTTTGGTTGAATCATCGTTCAACAGAGCGAGGAATGCCCTTTTATGCCCACGGGAACGAGTCTGGATGGGATAACGGCACTTTATATAGTCAGGGAGTACCGGTTGTCACCCCAGACCTTTGTGCTTTGCTGGTGCATCAGATGGACTTTTTAGCTACTCTAGCCAACACGTTAAACAAAACACAAGAAAGCAAGGATTGGAAGCAAAGAGCAGATGAACTCTTTAGGAAGATGATGGCGGAGCTATGGCATGATGATCGTTTCGTAGCAAAGTTGGCTACGACTTCGAAAATAATAACCGGTGGAGACTCCCTTCAAGCGCTTATGCCGCTGATCATCGGCGAAAGACTCCCCATACAGGTAAAAGAACGCTTGCTGGACGACCTTACCGATTCAAGCCGATTTTACAGTGAGTTCGGCCTTGCCACAGAAGCCATGAACAGTCCCTTGTATCAGGATAACGGCTATTGGCGAGGCCCCATATGGGCACCGACCATGCTGATGTACATCGATATGCTTCATCATCTTGGTGAAACAAAAAACGCATATGCGCTGGCAGAGCGCTTTGTAAATACGATCGATCAAAACGGCATGGCTGAGAACTTTGATCCAAAGACAGGAAAAGGACAGGTTGATCCCTGCTTTGCATGGACCTCATCTGTATTTTTAACACTTCTGGATGACTATCCGAGTGAAAACGAGCGATAG
- a CDS encoding glycoside hydrolase family 2 TIM barrel-domain containing protein, with the protein MLLTDWKDLSVLERNRLPSRSYFEYSFGSKITSLNGTWKFLFLDSPKRIDPNSFLNSYDDTRWNDLKVPSSWQMEGYGKMHYTDLFYQFPIMPPNVPTSNPTGLYRSRFDLHEDLTDKHVVLRFHGVDSSFHLCINDQFVGYSQGSRMASEFDLSGLVRSGENLLAMSVYQWCDGTYLEDQDMWWLSGIFRDVELVITPKISIWDLKVTTEFDEKYENAELKLHLELSEVSKNTNMRITLDDALKNRLFDESSRLDSAEFTLSRWLTSPRKWSAEVPYLYELTIGIYEGERLIERVSEKVGFREIEIKAGRILINGRPVLFKGVNRHDFHCETGRTVSYEDMKDDILLMKAHNINAVRTAHYPNMPSFYQLCDEYGLYVIDEADLECHGFELTSSYKWITDDITWQTAFIDRAVRLVERDKNRPCVVMWSMGNESDFGCNFIAMAQKIKSLDPTRLLHYEGDFSAQVTDVYSTMYSNFERLEEIGRDSVLTKPHILCEYAHAMGNGPGGLTEYQNIFEKYDRLHGGFVWEWIDHGIKSVDENGVTFYKYGGDYGDAPHNANFNLDGLLFPNRTPSPSLGELKKVYEPLKMNFTSSGPVMVNIQNNYDVITLDHVLFKWELKANGLSIDSGEFFCLSLHPKENRAIELPILRPDPVQANVRYFLLVEAIVHESVHGLQIGHRITFEQTELPWSVKQLVKPSCHGEITIVETLDSLSLTADGKLISFDKVTALLTGYRLDTCELIEKGPELNFWRAPIDNDMYVIKDWKQKYHLDLMKNYPEDFSWQENEDGVEVITRFICGAPNQEWYYRASITYQLFLDGTLSVRITGIAHDPDRKMREMLPRVGVHLNLQADFSKVEWFGLGPGETYCDSRRNAVMDHFESPLDKMMTDYPYPQENGNRSEVDWTSIKSGHVELLLSYPQALNFSIHRYTAEDFEQARHCNELKEQAFVRLNIDYKQNGLGSNSCGPMPRPEHQVKLSNFDFSFTIKALSISEE; encoded by the coding sequence ATGTTATTGACCGATTGGAAAGACCTCAGTGTTCTTGAAAGGAATAGATTGCCTTCCAGATCATATTTTGAATACAGTTTTGGAAGTAAGATTACTTCTTTGAACGGGACTTGGAAATTTCTATTTTTAGATTCACCAAAACGCATTGATCCGAACAGTTTCCTGAACAGCTATGACGATACCCGCTGGAATGATCTTAAAGTACCTTCTAGTTGGCAAATGGAAGGCTACGGTAAGATGCATTATACTGATCTTTTCTATCAGTTTCCCATCATGCCGCCAAACGTGCCTACCAGCAACCCGACAGGTCTTTATAGAAGCCGGTTTGATCTGCACGAGGATTTAACCGATAAACATGTCGTCTTAAGGTTTCACGGTGTTGACTCAAGTTTTCATCTATGCATTAACGATCAGTTTGTAGGATACAGCCAAGGCAGCAGAATGGCCAGTGAATTTGATCTAAGCGGACTGGTCAGAAGTGGTGAAAACTTGCTTGCAATGTCGGTTTATCAGTGGTGCGACGGAACCTATCTGGAAGATCAGGACATGTGGTGGTTAAGCGGAATTTTTAGGGATGTCGAATTAGTGATCACGCCAAAAATTTCAATCTGGGATCTCAAAGTAACCACTGAGTTCGACGAAAAGTATGAGAATGCTGAATTGAAGCTCCATTTGGAGCTTAGTGAAGTAAGTAAGAACACCAATATGAGAATAACATTGGATGATGCCCTGAAGAACCGTCTGTTTGACGAAAGCAGCAGACTTGATTCAGCGGAGTTTACACTTAGCAGGTGGCTGACATCACCTCGAAAGTGGTCGGCGGAAGTACCTTACTTATATGAGCTCACCATCGGAATCTATGAGGGCGAGCGACTTATAGAGCGAGTGAGTGAAAAAGTAGGATTCCGAGAAATAGAAATCAAGGCAGGTAGAATTCTGATCAATGGCAGACCGGTCCTGTTTAAAGGTGTCAATCGACATGACTTTCACTGCGAGACAGGACGAACCGTCAGTTATGAGGATATGAAAGACGACATTCTACTTATGAAGGCGCATAATATCAACGCCGTACGCACAGCACACTATCCCAATATGCCAAGCTTTTATCAACTTTGCGACGAGTACGGTCTGTATGTGATCGATGAGGCTGACTTGGAATGTCATGGATTTGAGTTGACGAGTTCCTACAAATGGATAACCGATGACATCACATGGCAAACCGCTTTTATCGACAGGGCGGTTCGATTGGTCGAAAGGGATAAGAACCGTCCTTGTGTCGTGATGTGGTCCATGGGCAATGAGTCGGATTTCGGATGCAATTTCATCGCCATGGCGCAAAAAATAAAATCATTGGATCCTACAAGGCTTTTGCACTACGAAGGTGATTTTTCCGCTCAAGTAACGGATGTCTATTCCACCATGTACTCCAATTTCGAACGTTTAGAAGAAATAGGACGGGACAGCGTCTTAACTAAACCCCATATCCTGTGTGAGTACGCACATGCAATGGGCAATGGCCCAGGCGGGCTAACAGAATATCAAAACATTTTTGAAAAATACGATCGGTTGCATGGAGGTTTTGTTTGGGAATGGATCGACCACGGGATCAAATCCGTCGACGAAAACGGTGTGACTTTCTATAAATATGGTGGCGATTACGGCGACGCTCCCCATAACGCAAACTTCAACCTTGACGGTCTGCTTTTTCCCAATCGAACACCTTCACCGTCATTGGGAGAACTGAAAAAAGTCTATGAGCCGTTAAAAATGAATTTCACCTCATCCGGTCCTGTCATGGTGAACATTCAAAACAACTACGATGTAATAACACTAGACCATGTCCTATTCAAATGGGAGCTCAAGGCGAATGGTTTGTCCATTGATTCAGGTGAATTTTTTTGCCTTTCACTACACCCTAAAGAAAATCGTGCGATTGAACTTCCGATTTTGAGGCCAGATCCTGTTCAGGCGAACGTAAGGTATTTTCTTTTAGTGGAAGCGATTGTGCATGAATCCGTACACGGCCTGCAAATCGGTCACCGGATCACCTTTGAGCAAACTGAGCTTCCTTGGTCGGTCAAGCAACTGGTCAAGCCTTCTTGCCACGGAGAAATAACCATTGTGGAAACACTGGATAGTCTGTCACTGACAGCAGACGGTAAGCTCATTAGCTTCGATAAGGTCACGGCTTTATTGACCGGTTACCGACTGGACACTTGCGAACTGATTGAAAAAGGTCCTGAGCTTAACTTTTGGCGAGCGCCTATCGACAACGACATGTACGTGATAAAGGATTGGAAGCAAAAGTACCACTTGGATTTGATGAAGAATTACCCGGAGGACTTTTCATGGCAAGAAAATGAGGACGGTGTTGAAGTGATCACCCGATTCATCTGCGGCGCGCCCAATCAGGAGTGGTATTACCGCGCCTCCATCACTTATCAGCTCTTTTTAGATGGCACGCTTTCCGTACGGATAACCGGAATAGCGCACGACCCTGACAGGAAGATGCGTGAAATGCTACCCAGAGTCGGTGTTCATCTAAACCTCCAGGCGGATTTTTCAAAGGTCGAATGGTTTGGCTTGGGGCCTGGTGAGACGTATTGCGACAGCAGGCGAAACGCAGTGATGGATCATTTTGAGTCCCCTCTTGATAAGATGATGACCGATTATCCTTACCCGCAAGAAAATGGAAACCGTTCCGAAGTGGACTGGACAAGCATAAAAAGCGGACACGTTGAGCTACTGCTTAGCTATCCTCAAGCGCTTAACTTCAGTATCCATCGCTATACAGCTGAAGACTTTGAACAAGCTAGACACTGCAACGAACTTAAAGAACAAGCCTTTGTACGACTGAACATCGACTATAAACAGAACGGACTAGGCAGCAACAGCTGTGGTCCTATGCCGCGACCCGAGCATCAGGTGAAGCTGTCAAACTTCGACTTCAGTTTCACCATAAAGGCCTTATCCATCTCAGAGGAGTAG